One segment of Candidatus Liberimonas magnetica DNA contains the following:
- a CDS encoding HEPN domain-containing protein, with protein MNKKEHIKYWLESAKHDLAAANSLFKSKRYDWCLFLCHLVIEKTLKAIWVEDNKNSTPPKVHNLLKLAEQTKLNLNSGQKLFLLDINDFNIEVRYPDYKLSFYKKCNKDFTENNYKKIRSFYLWLLRRM; from the coding sequence GTGAATAAAAAAGAACACATCAAATATTGGTTAGAATCAGCAAAGCATGATTTAGCGGCAGCAAACAGCCTATTTAAAAGCAAACGGTATGATTGGTGCTTGTTTTTATGTCATTTAGTTATAGAGAAAACTTTAAAAGCAATCTGGGTAGAGGATAATAAAAATAGTACTCCTCCAAAGGTGCATAATCTATTAAAACTTGCTGAACAGACAAAATTAAATTTAAATAGTGGTCAGAAGTTGTTTTTATTAGACATAAATGATTTTAACATAGAAGTGAGGTATCCGGATTATAAATTGAGCTTTTATAAAAAATGCAATAAGGACTTCACTGAAAATAATTATAAGAAAATAAGGAGTTTTTATTTATGGCTGCTAAGAAGAATGTGA
- a CDS encoding nucleotidyltransferase domain-containing protein, whose protein sequence is MAAKKNVIKSVVDLCKELEENRVIEIKSAYLFGSTLISKANSSSDIDLAIVSQSFSGFKFNDRAKINPYILKINPNIEIHPFKIDEFNPSNPFAKEIIKTGLRVY, encoded by the coding sequence ATGGCTGCTAAGAAGAATGTGATAAAATCTGTAGTGGATTTGTGCAAAGAACTAGAAGAGAACAGAGTTATAGAAATAAAATCGGCATATTTGTTTGGTTCAACACTAATAAGCAAGGCCAATTCATCCAGCGATATAGATTTAGCTATAGTTTCCCAATCATTTTCCGGGTTTAAATTTAACGATAGAGCTAAAATAAATCCCTATATCTTAAAGATAAATCCTAATATTGAAATTCATCCATTCAAAATAGATGAATTCAACCCCAGCAACCCATTTGCAAAAGAAATAATAAAAACGGGTTTAAGAGTATATTAA
- a CDS encoding MBL fold metallo-hydrolase, which yields MKNIILPVFFLGAALMPFTKAFSVEVGNNISFIAIEHASFVILADTTTIFVDPVGEKMRYSKFKAPDIILVTHTHKDHFDKKLVTALKNKNTAIVGPKTVIDGLASGQLLNNGETMNYGKIGIEAIPAYNTTPESLQYHPKGEGNGYVLTLSTGQTGPGIRVYISGDTEDIPEMRALKNIDYAFICLNLPYTMSDDQASSAVLEFMPKVVYPYHFREKEGAGNINRFYEKVLKGNKSIKIKFIGFYK from the coding sequence ATGAAAAATATAATTTTGCCAGTTTTTTTCCTGGGAGCGGCTCTTATGCCGTTCACAAAAGCCTTTAGTGTTGAAGTAGGAAATAATATCAGCTTTATAGCGATAGAACACGCAAGTTTTGTTATCCTTGCAGATACTACAACTATTTTCGTAGACCCGGTCGGCGAGAAAATGCGGTATTCAAAATTTAAGGCACCGGATATTATCCTTGTAACTCATACCCATAAAGACCATTTTGATAAAAAACTGGTCACAGCCCTAAAGAATAAGAATACAGCTATTGTCGGGCCAAAAACCGTTATCGACGGCCTGGCTTCCGGGCAGTTACTTAACAACGGCGAAACCATGAATTACGGAAAGATAGGTATCGAAGCCATACCTGCGTATAATACAACTCCTGAAAGTCTCCAATACCATCCGAAAGGAGAAGGCAACGGATATGTTCTTACCCTAAGTACCGGACAAACAGGGCCGGGTATAAGGGTTTACATTTCAGGAGATACAGAAGATATCCCTGAAATGAGAGCCCTTAAAAACATTGATTATGCCTTTATTTGCCTGAACCTTCCTTATACGATGTCCGATGACCAGGCATCTTCAGCGGTCCTTGAATTCATGCCGAAGGTAGTTTATCCGTACCACTTCAGGGAAAAAGAAGGCGCCGGAAATATAAACAGGTTTTATGAGAAAGTCTTGAAGGGAAATAAATCCATAAAAATAAAATTCATCGGATTCTATAAATAA